A window of the Radiobacillus deserti genome harbors these coding sequences:
- the queF gene encoding preQ(1) synthase has product MAGRRDDDLKDLTLLGNQATSYAFDYAPEVLETFDNKHVNRDYFVKFNCPEFTTLCPKTGQPDFGTVYISYIPDEKMVESKSLKLYLFSFRNHGDFHEDSMNIIMNDLIDLMNPRYIEVWGKFTPRGGISIDPYCNYGRPGTKFEKMADHRMMNHDMYPEKIDNR; this is encoded by the coding sequence ATGGCAGGAAGAAGAGATGACGATCTAAAGGATCTTACCTTACTCGGTAATCAAGCTACATCATATGCGTTTGACTATGCACCAGAAGTCTTGGAAACTTTTGATAACAAGCATGTGAATCGAGATTACTTTGTAAAATTTAATTGCCCCGAATTTACGACACTTTGCCCAAAAACCGGACAACCTGACTTTGGGACTGTCTATATTAGTTACATTCCAGACGAAAAAATGGTAGAAAGTAAATCATTAAAACTATACTTGTTTAGCTTTCGTAACCATGGAGACTTTCATGAAGATAGCATGAATATCATTATGAACGACTTAATTGATTTAATGAATCCACGTTATATCGAAGTATGGGGGAAATTTACACCAAGAGGGGGAATTTCTATCGATCCATATTGCAACTATGGACGTCCTGGAACGAAGTTTGAAAAAATGGCTGATCACCGTATGATGAATCATGATATGTATCCAGAAAAAATTGATAATCGCTAA